The stretch of DNA TACATGGGCCTAAAAAAGGGAGAAGCTTCGCATATTGCACCCTTAGTTGGTGGAGTTGTTCCACTTGTTAGTTTTGCTCTGTCTTATTACTGGTTAGCGGAAAGATTAAATTTTAATCAAGGAATTGCTGTTGGTTTCTTGGTGGCGGGAGCATTATTAATTTCTTTTGAAAAAAGTAAGAAGCACTCTGGAATTCACATTGGCATGCTCTGGGCAGTTATTGCAGGTGTACTTTTTGCCTTATCATATGTAATGGCTCGAGTTGTTTACTTGCAGGACACTTTTGCTACTGGGTTTGTTTGGGGGAGGCTTGGTTCATTTTTGGCAATTGTTCCTTTGTTGTTTAGCGTGAAAATTAGAAGGGCAATTTTTGTAAAAACAAAAAAACAAAAGAAAAAAGCCAAGACCGGTTATATTATTTTAGCAATTAATAAAATTTTAGCAGCTTTATATTTCCTGGGAATGAATTATGCAATGTCCCTTGCCAGTGCAACTTTAGTTAATGCCTTGGCAGGTCTGCAATATGCGGTTTTGTTTGTCTTGGTTTATGTGTTTAGTAAAAAAATTCCTAAATTTTTCAATGAGTATTTTACCAAGCAAGAAATATTTCAGCAGATCATGGCTATTTTATTGATTAGTATTGGATTGGCGTTTATGGTTATTTAAAAGAAGAGACGTGATTAATCACGTCTGTATAAATTTATAAATAATGAACAACAAAAAGAAAAAATTAATTGAATATTTTGTAATTTCTTTAGCAATAATTGTAATTTTTGTTAGTTTTTTGACTATATTATATTTTCATTCATTTGAAAGAGATAATTTTGAATTGGGTGTAAATTTTTCTAATAAGTATGCTGAGTATTTAGGTTTAGATTGGCAAGATTCATACTTGGCAATTTTGGATGAATTACAAGTTAAATATATTCGTTTGGCAGCGCCTTGGAATGAGATTGAGCCTGAAAAAGATTTTTACGCTTTTGCTGCTTTGGATTGGCAGATTGAACAAGCTGATAAAAGGGGCGTGGACATCATTTTGGCAATTGGTAGGAGAACACCACATTGGCCAGAAT from Candidatus Falkowbacteria bacterium encodes:
- a CDS encoding DMT family transporter; translation: MLWFWLVIISQFANAGAQLLDKFLLTKNFPRPVVLTFWTAVANLLGLVFVFFGFNWWPGWYLLIVALLSGVAFTIALQFLYMGLKKGEASHIAPLVGGVVPLVSFALSYYWLAERLNFNQGIAVGFLVAGALLISFEKSKKHSGIHIGMLWAVIAGVLFALSYVMARVVYLQDTFATGFVWGRLGSFLAIVPLLFSVKIRRAIFVKTKKQKKKAKTGYIILAINKILAALYFLGMNYAMSLASATLVNALAGLQYAVLFVLVYVFSKKIPKFFNEYFTKQEIFQQIMAILLISIGLAFMVI